The DNA segment ACATCCTATTCTCATCACAACCGATATGTGTGATATCCGACATGAATAACTTTTGTATTACTTTTGTACATGTTGTATTTCGCTTAAATTGTTCTGTAGGTACTAATTAAATTGAAGCTTGCATTCAATTGTTTTTACTGTGATATTAAAGGAGtaaaatatgaagaataaaaaaataaaagatcacaaaaaatgtatgGATATTAAATAATCAAGATTATGATATTCTGTATAAGATGTAAAACAATACTGTGcattgaatgaaagaaaagagtattatttccttcatttcattttgtccaGGCTAAGTACGAGAAGAGATATCAGCTCGCTCTAGAGCACCTCCAGATCGTCCGCAACCACATCGAGCTTCAGGACAGAGTCTCTAAGGCAAGACAATCAACCAATCACAACACTTCTACCAGACAGGATATCCTCAGCCAGGATGTCATCAGCCAATCGGATTCAAGTTCCCATCCTTCTAGTCAGTCTGAACCAGCATTTCGTCCCACCGGGCTCATATCCTCTCCAAGGCGAGGGACCCATCGGTCTGGCCAATCAGAAGTCATGTTAGATAGGATTGGGGTGGAGGATGACCAATCAGGAAGCTTGACTGATAGGGTCGTGGAGAGATGCCGACATAAGAGCGGGAGAGTGGACTCCAAGAGGGTCCTGGATATATTGAAGCAGGAGGATAGCAAACGTAACAAGGTAACTGGAAGTCTCAACTGGTTTCAGCTGGTCAAAACTGGTCAACACTGGTTCCAGTATCTCAATGATTAAATGATAGAGTAAATCTGCATCAGTGGTGTCTTTGAGATAGGCTGCAGAACCCCTTGAAGATTGCAGCAGGATAACAAAATGAAGATTGAAAAGTGATTCTTAAAGAACAGATATTTACCTTTTGTTCTCACatatattatcattgtttaatttattttaatatctAATGTTTAACGTATTTTCCTGTTTAGTAAAACTGTCTGATCTCCAGGGGTTCTTTCCTTCAGAATAGTTTCTAGATCAAtatcactttgaaaaaatatgaaaataatgataataaccaGCGTTTATTGCATTCTATATAGTGCACTACATATATATCACAGTACtgcaaaaaataaacatgaaagcAAGAATAGATGAGATGTGAGTgatgttatttattttctttgaggAGAGTATTATATTGACAACTTTTTGACATTTTCACAGatttacagaaaaaatgaaaatagattgCAGTTGACCCTAAACAGAtgaatttcttttgtactttcaGGCAGCTAAGGAGATAAAAGAGCAGCGGATAAAAAACTTTACGCAACACTTCGCTCTCAAGGAAGAAGCTACACTCACAAAACTACAGCATTTTAAAGAGCAACTCCGTAAGCAGCAAGAAAGTGAACAATGGCGAAGTAATTCTTCATTGAGCATGAGCCAATCATGGGATGGTCATGTGAACACTGCATGGTCTGATGATGTCTCAATGGAGAGGTCAAGAACGAGCCAATCAGCAGCTGATCCTGCATTCAACATGAGACAGCCATGTGGTGATCATGTGGACACTGCATGgtctgatgatgtcacaatagAGATGCCAGGGATTGACCAATCAGGAGCTTTTGATTCTGCAATAAATGATAGTGAATCTGCTAATGATGTAGGAAAGAATGTGATCAATGAACGGCATGAGAAGAACCAACCAGCCAGATCCCCAGAAAACTTTGTAAATGAGGATTCTCAAAAGCAAAATATCCCTCTTCAACCGTCTTCCtcatttcaaaaaattgtttCCAAGGAAAATCTTCCTGACATTTCATCAAAGAAGGACAACAAAATTGCTGCTGAACCTGCTCATGTTGATACAGTTGTCCAGAATTTGCATGCATTCAATGTCCCGCAGGAAAGATCACCTCATAAGACGTCTTTAGAAGATCCATCTGCCAAGACGATAGCCTTGACTAGAGATTCTTTATACCATGGAGGAGATACCACTTCTGTTCAGGTGTCTGACGTCACCACTGGCAGTTCTGCCAGTGTGCAGTCTCTATTGTCCCCACATAATTCTATGCTGCATAGTTCTCCTCTTGGTAAAGATACTGAAAGTAGTTCTTTTGGAGAAGGAACCATCCATGTTGGCCAAGAGTCAAAGATGTCTTCAGTGCTTTTAGGAAGATCTTCTACTCCTGGAATGTCAGTTGGTGATGGACCAGCTCTAAGCCATTCTGCAGATTCCATCGTCCATGAACCACGTGGATTGCCAAAACAGTCACCAGATCGGACCTTGACCAATCCTAGAAGTTCCTTTGATGCAGCATTGTCTTCCATGCTCCGCCAGGATAAATCAACAGTCAGCCCTCCAGTCCTTGAGGACACCATACTCAAAGTAAGTAGAGATTTTCTtatatttccattcattttttgGTACTGTTTTATTGCAAATATTATGTAGAACTAACAGCTTTGTGAATATACAGCATATGAAGTGTGTTTATTGCAAatgttaaccctaaaaagactgggggggccttttaggcccccccctgtacataaatcatgataactttttttcgcatgaagcgttcgcgccgccatttcatgacttttttctctcgagttttgcgcaacttttgataccaaatttgtataccccATGCCGCGGTTACggagttacgtaacatttttgtatcacatgtcacgtaagaaattgaaatttgtattcctttgtgtgtaaagtgtatggtatttaaatgaatgggcattgttttctaactacatttttatttgtttctttctatattatgtcacttgtgaattcaagtagcagttctaggatatgaaaataatgaaaaacattgcataaaaaaataaagaaatacataagaaatgcaaaataaagaaatacataagaaattaaaatcaaagaaaaacataagaaaagtagtgCAAAATGCCAGAATCGCTTGCACAACTATATTTTTGGGTGCAGGAAACACTGAATAGACAAGTAATGTCACACTTTAGTTGATTATGctataattgatattgaataagttATATATTACACAAACCCAAAATATATCTAGAATACTCAAGAATTTGcaaacaggaatttatggaccgcaataggtaccaaaatatgaaaaattcaattttttgataaaaatttgcatattcgcataattaattatgcatatattaaaaaatacaatgaatatcagtattttgactatgttttcttttagaggacatgacaaaggatgtgtgtgccaaatttggttgcgatcggacaaccaacggccgagatcttagggggggcccaaaaggcccccccccccccccccccccgtttttctagcctccaaaatagcccagtctttttagggttaaggtacAAACCCAAACAGCTCGTGTTCTagtaataaaatgtaaaatccACTTTGCAGAGTGCTTTAggcacaaagaaagaaagaaaaacaatctGTATTCAACACAAAATGAAGAGAGGATGCAgggacaattaaaaaaaaggaagcaTTAAACATATATGCATCTGCCAGTAATGTTTTTGACAGAAATGCAAATCTCTTATGATCAAAGGGAGATATTTCCAGAGAAATGGTTCAGCATGGACAAAAGCCATGCCCACCATGTCATTGTAGATTTGGATATAACaagaatatttaatttcaaatagTCATACTTCTCTTGATCCACAATTATACTTTCAGGCACAACATAGTGGAGATGTCACTCTAGCACTGAAGACAAAGCTCCTTGATTACTTGGGTGGTAAACCTATGAGAGGTCCTTCAGTCAGCAGTGTGGCCTCTCTCCAGAATGGCTGTTCAAAGTCTTCCATCAACAGGGGATTCACAGGGTCTTCTATGCAGCGTGATGCCTTCAGGAGTTCTACCAGCAATAGCCTTACTACAGGGTCTTCCATTGGTACTGTCACCAGAGAACCATCCTTGGACAGCTTCTTTGCAGAATCTTCCATCAACAGTGGTTTTACAGGGTCTTCCTTGCAGAGTGATGTCTTTGGGCGATCATCCAGCAATAGCCTCGCCACAGGGTCTTCTGTTGGTACTGTCACCAGAGAACCATCATTTGCAGAATCTTCCATCCACGGTGCCTTTGACAGATCGTCATGGAACAGTGCCTTTGAAAGTTCTTCTCCAAACAGATCATTTGACAGATCTTCAGTACATAGTGGCCAAACAGGATCTTCCATTGATAGAAATATAGTCACATCTTCAAAACCCCCTACTTTTCAAATAGGTGCTTCCAGATCAACACTGAACAGCATAGGCGAGGAGGAGTCCATTAATCCAAGAGGGGGAGAGGAAGCTAAACAAGCCTTCCTCCAAAGTAATTTGTCCATCAGTTCTCTTGGCAACCAGGTAGGGTTCAACAATGAAAGGCCTGCGGTCAAAGCAATGGCAGAggcagaaggtcaaaggtcatatataTCAGCAGCCAAGGAAAATAAAGAGCGTATTCAGAAGATCCGAAAGGCAATAAGATCAGCGGAAGTTATCCAAAGAGCTTGGAAGAAATATCGTGCTCAAAGGAAATAACTATTCCAAGTTCTTGCCCAAAGTATATTTCAATGTTCCCTGTTTGGATGTAATACTAATCATATTGTAGTAACTATTGCTAATGTTAAATTGTTATTCCTACTTTGTACgcgctatggtactttttgtttttagcgcCTCTAAATACCCATATAGGAGTGCCTTTCTTGTAACATTGATTCACTTATCACAAATAGTAGGATTTACATGCATATGCCTGTCAATGATAAAGATTAAAATCCGAAGTTTGGTTTTCCTCTTCCCTAATGGGAATATAAATGAGTGAgaatctggggagcgtttcatcaatattttcatccgactagttgtcagatctgacatctttccatgattttgattggctgagaggcactgttcctatggtaactgtcggataaaatgggacttgtcggataaaacgtgcgacaagtcctttcatgaaacgcatCCCTGATGTTGTACCCAAGAAAAGGGCCCTGTCTAACATGGAGTTGCGATTGATATAAATCAAATTGCGATTGATCTATGATTATGTATATAAGAGACAAAAACTTCAGATCAGTTGCAATTGAAGTTTGATTTGATTCCACAGcatcacaactctttgtgagacagcTCTCCAGTCATGTATATCACCAATCTGGAACATCCAATCTGGTGTCATTGGCAGTGGTCAGAATGTAGAAATCATTGGAGGagacaaacaaaagaaaagaaatgctTCTCATCTGGGACATTATAAAATCCTATTCAATTAAGGCCAAGGCCTAATTCTGTGCTACAATATTGGAAGccaacaatgtcaaaattttgtttttaattgtttttgtaGGCCTTTGATGTGAAGTTTGATGTTGAGTTATTATTAGCAGGTGATTATGAGTGATTTGAGTGTCAATTGAGTTGACTAATTGAACATGTACCGTTAGAGATATGTGTCATAATTGGCTATCCACAGTAAACCAcatcttaaataaaaaatttgagTCAAATATGGGTCCATAGTACTGGCCTGTACAAGCTGCACAGAAATGTGGTTAGCACCCACAGAGCACTAAGGGCAGGTCCAGTCGCATCTTTCACGCTTTGATGTCAAGTGTTGATCCAAGATAtaaataacatgtacatgtatctgttgtgACATTAGGCATCACCGTGACATAACCCGTTTTAACAAGACCTCTTTTAGCACTCACAACGTCTCTGTGCAGCTGGTACTGGAAGTGTTTGAGGCTATGTCATCAAAAGCTATGCACTACTTTATGAAAGAAGGGAAGCAATCCAATTGTGttttccaagattttttttcaatcagtcATCAAAGTTGATATACAAGTAGTGTTGATAGACACTTTTGGCAGTCTACATGGAATATATTTGTTTCGAACAAAGTGTTTTAATTTTctgcaatttgaaagaaattatataaagaagtcatattttttttgaaaggtAGACAAAAAAACTTTCAGCTTTGTACTACATATTGAAGTTGTTTATAAAGCTATGTATAGTTTGCAAAATAGTCTTTATTGTAAGGTTCTTTGAAATAGCAGCTGCACttttttataatataaatatctCAGCAAAATGAAATATCCTTGAAACTATACTAGtcttattttcaattattttagaTTAATTTGTTTCCTTCAGTCATTCATGTTTTACACTATGGTAAGCAGTATTATTCAGTATTTTCTTGTAATGCACATTTCCTCTGAAatatttgattcaaatttaattCAGGAATACCATTATTATGCCTTGCTgaatacaattatcatgataataattgtaGATTTATAATATTTTGCTACTTGTGTGCCAAAAGAAtactattttttgaaaataaatgtgtaaTATTTATTGTAGATAATTGGTGTAATTTCCAATTTTTTAGACCTAGCTTCCAGAACAACAGCATTGACAAGaaattaccatttggtctacataTTAACACCCAGTTTTCCTCTCTTCCATTGGTCATCGGCTTACtatcaattggtctaatgccaattcgtccaattaccaactcgtctaccaCTGTATCAGTCCGGCCActgtccacatggtctaattgccatttcgtccactcaccattttgtctagtAACCAAtaggtccaatagccatttagtccatataccatttggtctacttggaataagtgttaattgggcaaagtgaaagaaaaataaatggatattagacgaaatggtcatagacgaactggtgattagatgaagtgatgattggacttaatggttgttagacgatgtgttgatggacggaatggcattagactaaatgaagtcagaccatgtggtgagtggacgagttggccaTTTACCTGGTCATCCACAAGGTCTAATCCTCAGTCGTCTAGAACCAGCCCTTCTACTTACCGTTTGGTCTCACTGCTACTTAGCCCattaaccattttgtctaaattccagtttaaaaaatatactaaTTTCATCTtatatccatttggtctaagATCCCTTTAGTCTATGTCTATGATTACTGTAGATAATTTATTTGACAAAGTTCCAAATAACAAGAAGACAAAGTGGAAGTTTAAACTGATGTATGGTTTGATTCATccaggaaaaaataaatctattcatctggacttactttgATTGAAACAGAGGATTATTATGATTGAAAAATTCCTCAACGTCTCCAAGACAATAACGTCGACTGTGCTTCGGCGCCAATCGGCAACAACGATATCCCGCCAATTCAGAAGAGCTGAAGAAGTGTCCCGGATCGGACTGTCCTCTGTTTCAATCAAAGTCCagatgaaatgatttattttttccatcgtAAAGTGGAAGTTTGACTGTCTTGGCATTGATTTGTTCATAGTTAGACCAACTGAGTACTACATGTAGCCTGATCGATGGTTGGACCAAATGGTCATTACATCATGTGgcagtagaccaagtgggtttaacCAAGATgttagacaatatgaactttaGACCAtttgctagtagaccaagtgggttgagccatgatggtgttagacAATCAGAGCATTAGACCAtttgctagtagaccaagtgggtgtaGCCATATGATGGTATTTGACATACAAACCAACTATTAGATCATCTGGTAGTAGATGAAGTTGATACAGCCCATTCTTATCTTCATCTCTCGGTGCTCTTTATCATGCTCTCCCATGTAAGTCACACTGTACCTATTATTCccctctttctttatttcttcctttctttcattctttctttccttttttcctccctttctttctttcttccttcttatcTCTCCCTTTCTACTATTCTTGTTCTTCTGTCCTTATCaagatttctcattttattcacatTCTCTCACATTTATTGTTCCTCTCTGAAGCATTCCTTCTTTTTcatctcttcctctttctctctgtctctttctttctgtctcccTCTTGGCCCTTCTCATACCTCCCTCTGGACCTCTCTTCCTCACCCTCCTCTTTTTATCTATATCCTCTCAATTCTCTAGTTCTTTTGTGCCCCATGTACTTTCACAACAATATAACTTATTTCCCTATTTGATTGTCTAACAAATCAAGATAATTGACAAATGATATTTATAAAggatttcttttgtatattctATTGCACATATAAAACAATCTAAGGTAATTCACTCATTAGATGACTTCCGATTAACATTCAGTGCTCTTTGCGCCAGATGCACAGCTTTTGCCATTTTCTGCAATGTTCCAGCGTAACAAGTCTTTGGCATGTATCAATTTGATTATGCATCTCAATTTTCTACTTAATTAGGGAATAGTCATCGGGTAAAATGATTCCAaggtaaataaaaaaagcaTAATATAACCAACATAACTGACATTctgaataatttgaatatttggcTTGTAAAATTGAATGAAGGTGAAACTTTGCTTCTATTGATTTGTCTTCAAACAGTTGGAGCATGGGCCATATTTAGAACATCCATCAGACCAACGAtcacattatttattttgaatgtggACTAAGAAGTCTTTTGGCCTCTAAGAGCTTGACCTGAGCATCAAACAACCATTGCTGAGCATCCGTCTTCTGCTTCTTCTGCAAGTCGGCCGTTGGAGATGATGACCCAACAGATGCAAGGTTTTCCTGCCTTTTAGCTGTCTTAGGATTTTTATCTCGACTGCTTGAGGACTTGTTTGGAGTCCTTGCAGGACTTGATGAGTTGCTTATCATTGCCATGAGGTCGTCTGCAATGGTGATACTGAAAGGGGAAGGGTTCTCTGAACTTGACGCCGACACCTTCTCATCCGCAGGAGCAGGGGATCTGTCTCCCGTTGGAGATGGCGAAGTGAATCCATTTGCTTTGGTGAATTCAGACACAAATCTACTGAAGTCATCATAGGTTTGTTCATTTGGGAATATAATGGGAGATTCAGCGTCTATGTCAAAGGGCTTTTTGAAAGagtctttctttttcttggaTTCTTTTTTTGAGCTCTTCTTCGGAAGCTCCTGATCAGTCGTCACGGGTTCCTGTTTATCTGTCTCCTTGGGAGGATTACCTGTTTCACTTTTCTCATCGCCATCACTTTCATTGGGTTTGTCCTCAGGAACTTCTTCTCCTTTGATCATGGCAAGAAGAGTGTTCATTCCATCTTCAGCCACCTTACGACGCATCTCCTCCTGAAGTTCTGCTTCTCTTCTGGCTTTTTCCTCCGCTTCTATTTTGGATTTCCTGGCCATCTCTTCCTTTTGCAGCTCATTGAAGTCAGCTATTGATCTCTTCTTTTTCCGATCC comes from the Lytechinus variegatus isolate NC3 chromosome 9, Lvar_3.0, whole genome shotgun sequence genome and includes:
- the LOC121420939 gene encoding kinesin heavy chain-like; the protein is MAHIKTYARIKPTGKPSKRLDHESTNVAISVPQLQPSGQTRDCTATLTHQFEFAGVFGPTSAQDEVFDSVASHIVDGFLSGYNGTIFAYGQTGSGKTFTIEGGAKSYSDRGLAPRALSRIYKSLENQKFDELSIKVSYLEIYQEIGYDLLNPTTRPGNVVTHLPKVSVTDGPNNSCIVRNLSTHLAADERVAQSLLLQGQASRKVAETPMNQRSSRSHAVFTIYVKTRQKGSHAVNMSKLHLVDLAGSERVAKTKIAGQQLHEAKSINLSLHHLEGVIIALQGGHGEGSRVKGRRRALSAGPVRNRRVGSASSTRSLPYHRSMSVGGHRHVPYRNSLLTMVLRDSLGGNCLTAMIATISAEEINLSESLSTCRFAMRVAAIQNKISRNEVIDDKTIIARLRKKIANLEEEILALKRKISEDHHRKIEASSESTTTNNHPAESTSQTTSSSSSSIKGPSSLADAPKPLVAPANGSGLTREGRQHCARIMQGFVSGRVTDPVSSGVSDFSSFRECLRILREMIHRSYAYHQRYNPALLTEQQQGSKVRGSEQDTPDVKRSPEGVKVKSRSSNEKGQSKSYKSPFERKREKEISKLTKNVETQIAEQKQQRKDLMEFKTLLKQQQLENALRDLSNKISMTTDHLEKQQELVENLRQCKASREQITAEKIAQKQLAKRLAKYEKRYQLALEHLQIVRNHIELQDRVSKARQSTNHNTSTRQDILSQDVISQSDSSSHPSSQSEPAFRPTGLISSPRRGTHRSGQSEVMLDRIGVEDDQSGSLTDRVVERCRHKSGRVDSKRVLDILKQEDSKRNKAAKEIKEQRIKNFTQHFALKEEATLTKLQHFKEQLRKQQESEQWRSNSSLSMSQSWDGHVNTAWSDDVSMERSRTSQSAADPAFNMRQPCGDHVDTAWSDDVTIEMPGIDQSGAFDSAINDSESANDVGKNVINERHEKNQPARSPENFVNEDSQKQNIPLQPSSSFQKIVSKENLPDISSKKDNKIAAEPAHVDTVVQNLHAFNVPQERSPHKTSLEDPSAKTIALTRDSLYHGGDTTSVQVSDVTTGSSASVQSLLSPHNSMLHSSPLGKDTESSSFGEGTIHVGQESKMSSVLLGRSSTPGMSVGDGPALSHSADSIVHEPRGLPKQSPDRTLTNPRSSFDAALSSMLRQDKSTVSPPVLEDTILKAQHSGDVTLALKTKLLDYLGGKPMRGPSVSSVASLQNGCSKSSINRGFTGSSMQRDAFRSSTSNSLTTGSSIGTVTREPSLDSFFAESSINSGFTGSSLQSDVFGRSSSNSLATGSSVGTVTREPSFAESSIHGAFDRSSWNSAFESSSPNRSFDRSSVHSGQTGSSIDRNIVTSSKPPTFQIGASRSTLNSIGEEESINPRGGEEAKQAFLQSNLSISSLGNQVGFNNERPAVKAMAEAEGQRSYISAAKENKERIQKIRKAIRSAEVIQRAWKKYRAQRK